The Calliopsis andreniformis isolate RMS-2024a chromosome 5, iyCalAndr_principal, whole genome shotgun sequence nucleotide sequence AGTTTTCACAATTTTTCTTTTCGTTACATTTGTTTAAACGGAAAAAGCTTGTAGAATCATCGTTTAACTTTTATCCAATTGGATCAATTAAAACTGATCACTGACGCAGAGGGAATTTCCGAGCACAGATGGTCAgaggtatgtaaataataacaTATTTTTGTACGTTTTTCGATGAAACTTACTGTTAGCGTCAAATATTCTTTTATAAATACCTATATTCTTAATTTGGATTATCAAGGAACTTCTTCGTCAAAAGTCTGTTCCTTTGTTCAAAATCTTCGTTCTTATGTGAGAAAGTTTTCAGTATATGTATCGAGAATCTCTTGATAGAATCAATCAAAAAAGTGTCTGACTAAAATCTGTGTATATCCACTTATTCTACTATTCGCGAAGTAAACTACTTGAATTTGGCACGCACAGCTTCAAGTGTTTCGAACGCGCAAACTTATTTCGCGCTTAAATCGTTATGAATATGTTCAATTCGATATTGACAGAAAAATCTAAAGTTGAAACGTTACGACTGATTCTAATATTTATCCAATATAATACAAAGGACACTGTCTCTTTTGTTACGACTTTTCTTACCTTCTTCATTTTCTTCTGATGGGGCTGGCAGAAGTTGTCACTGTTCCACGGACACCTGGTGTGCAGATCACATTGTCTAAGGTCGCGAAGCGCTCCTCGCTCAAACTTGATCTTCATCTTCGTATGCTCGCCAAGGCCAATTCCCGATTACTACCAAATAAAAAGCATTTTTTCCTTTCTAATACATATAATCATGGTTTAATTTTTCATGATCACCCGCTTCGCGTATTAATATGTTCTGTTATGACAATTAACGAGGCTAGAGTACGCGAAGTAACATTGTTGGTCAAATTTATTCCCAAGGTGATCGTTTATTAAGGTCTCGATGCTTAAATGAAAGATGCTTGGTCCACGTGATGCTTTTAATTAACCATTTTATTAGCGAAACAATCGTAAGCTCTGTTCTATGGGGTCAAGGTTCTAGTTGAGTCGGATTCGCGTTCGTGATCCTATTTTAGAAAGAGCGAACTACCTACGTTACCTATACATGATCGATAGTCCTAACAATATAGATTCGAAATAGCTGTTGATAATCGCGATCTATCGCGAATCAGTTATCGGAAATAATTCGTTTGTCCCTTCGAATCGGTGGTGTTAGTAGGCGGAATGGGCGAAATATATTTGGTGAAGTTGGAGGTGGTGTTGCTAATGACGTAGATGTGACGTGAACCGGGCACGTGTAAATGCACTCAACGTAGCGTGTTTCCGTCATAGAGATTCGCACGTGCCGTTTCTATAAAATACCTGGTCGCCATCTGGTTTGAACAACGTCAAAAGAAATTGCTTTTCGAGAGTAATATTTTTTTCACGATCAATCATCTATTATTACCGATATTATCTGCACGATAAACGACAAATAAAtagatttttcaattttcaaactatATCTTTTTCAATTAGATCGAGAAGCTGCACTTCGAGATTAATTGAAGCATTAATTGCGACTAAAGAAGCTGTCTTCTCTGAAACGAGGAATGTAATAgtgaaagaaaaatgaaatcgAAACCACGAGGAAACACGAATAGGTGCAATGacattttctatttaatgctcGTTCTCTCAAAGTAAATGAGGCTTTTTTCACGCTACATGTCTTTGCCAGAGATGCGTAAAACACGATTATATGTCTAGTTGCAGTTAGACAATCAAGTCAGTGTAATCATTTTGACGGTATTGCCAAAATATTCGTAAATTGTCTGTGTGTACTCGTTTTTATACCTCCACCTGGTTCGAATTGGAATCTTGCTGCTCTTAATAGAAGAATGAATCGTTATCCACTCTACACTATCCATAAAGTTAAACATTTAATAATAGAATCTATGACGTCTTTCGTGGTTTGAAGAATCAAGAAGATCCGTGAAATTACCGCGTCGTAAATCTTGTCACGTGCATATATTTGATTCATAAAACTGTAGCTATATGTAGAAGACTTTTCCGTTAGAATCATTGAATTTACGTCACAACATTTTCTGTTTTAGGGTCGTTGCCTGATATTGCAGTGACGATGGCATCAGGAAGAGAAATTTATGGTGCATTTAGGTAAGTAACAACAAACACATAAAGCTATAAATATTTCTGAACGGTTTCACGATATGTGAAAAAAACAGTGAAAGAAATATAAATGCATTTAAGCAACATTAAGCGCGAGAGGTGTAAAGAAAACAAACACTTTGTCGGATCAGAATTTACCACGTAACAGATTCGCATATTTTGGATAGAAGTACATAGGCGTATGCAAATACGCGCGAAGGAGTCTGTTATTTCCAGAATTTTCGTGGGAGTGAATTTCCAACACGACCTTTCTGTGATAGTTATGCCGGAAAAGTCAGCGTGGGCGAAGGCAGTCGATATGATTGAACTGCATCGTTAccttgatattctatcgagactTATACTTTGATGCACAAACAATGCCAAATTATCTTGACTTTGAAGGCTTCGCAATAAACAAAATGAAATGTGTCTGTGCTAAATCAGCCACATCCACTTACCCAACAGATTCTCCGAAATCATTTAAACGCTTTCTTCCGGTTCCTACGTAACATGGTTTGCAGATTATAATTCTTATAGTACAAATATTTTCGTAGCTTTATTAAGAATACCGTATCGCAGGAAGCACTTATATAGATGAATCGTGACGTAAATATGGAAATACCCTGAATCTTTCTTTTAATCACTAATTAAAGATTCAAAGCATCGACAATaatgtaatattttataaaaaatcaaTTCGTTGTCTACCGGTTAAACTACGTGCCTCACCAATGACGTAACATTGACGCAAGCGACAATTGTTGCCACTACAATGCTGTAGAGCGAAACGTCGATAGTTCAGACAGTCTAGTAAAATCGCTTCCGCTTTAGCGACGAAATCCGTTCGGTTCTTAAAAATCAAGTTCGAGATCGATACGTTCCGAGATGAACACGACACGCTCACTATTTTCATACTTTGCTTTCGAGTTTGTTGTcgaatttaaaaagaaatataataaatttcatGTTTCTAATTGCATTGACCAGAAGgaaaaattgtaataataattttaatagaaaTTTTGTTCAATTTACAGCCTAATCGTGGACGATGTAGACTCCCACTCGATATCGAGTGAAAATTCGGACTTGGATGGTTTATCAAATGAGAGCAGCTCTCAAAACTCATCGTCTCAAACACCATTGGACAGTCCAGGCGGCCCCAGAGAGAGAATTAAGCAGATACAAGTAGAAGCCGAAACAAGGAGAGGAGAATTTGCAAGGCTGCTTGAAGAACATGCTCAAGTAGTGAGGAAGCTGAAGATCATGGAAGCCGAGGAGCAACTCTCGGCAAGCGGAAACGTAGTGAGTGCTACGCACGCGTGATTCCATCTTTAATCAGACAGAACAGTTTAGAATTGGGACCACCGCGCCTTCGCGATGCGCACCGATTCTCTTCGAATGTAGCAATTGCGGTTTGAAAACTGCATGAAAATCATTACTTATGTCACTACGGAAATATTTCTTCTATCGCTGCAAACATTTGGATGACCGTAGCAACGATTTCACTAAAATTACGTTTCAGTCCATGTAACAAATATCGTTTACTATTTCAGTAGCAAGGATAAGATTTCAAGTTCAAACACAAAAACTCTATGTCAACGACATTCGAAGAACTTAAACTTTATCATCTCAGCAAAACTGAGGCGCAATGCTTAGCCCTTAAAATGTAATATGTAATTTTTTTATGTCTTTTTTAACGCCTTTTTAGAACCCTCAGTGCAAGTAGAACAAGTCCGAGCGAGTGCACTTCTTTTGTAAAAAGTGAAAACTGTTAAATATGTGACGCAGACTCGGTTTAATTTAACTCATCAGTTAATTACATAATGTAGAGAAATCATGTGGAATTAGATTGCCTAAAAGTAATTCCTTTCTGTATTTATCACCAAGTTTGAAATACTTCTAAATAGTTACGACAATAATGAGGAACACTCAGCGTACATTTGTAAAACAAAGACTAATGTATTTCGTGTATATACAGAGCAGAAAAGGTTGGCCTAAATGTAGTACAAACTTTTGAAAAATGAGCAACAGATGTTGGTGCTAACCAGAGAAAAAGGAAAGCTTTGATAGTAGCACTGTGTTGTCAACATACTATTGTTAACACTATATTGTCGCTCCGCTTCTTGAATGAAACGTTGCGACCATGGATACAAATCATGAATAATGAATAAAAATTTCGATGAAGTACAAGCTTCTACGTTTTATAGCGTTGTATATGTGAGTGTTCCATACATGTAAGTTAGTTTTGTATTCTATAAGCGTATGTATGATTACAGAAAATTCAAAGCTGATCGGGATGCACGTAGACCTTTTGTAAATAGATTTCTCTTTGCATCACCAAAAGTGACGGCTCAAAAAAAATATCACATAACGTGATCACATCTCAAATACAATACCTATATATTAAGTTGTatttaataagaaataaaaagtTTGTATTAAATACGAACCAATTAATTATGAGTATAATCTTTATCTCTACGTGCATGTTGCGTCAGGTTTACATGTATCGATATAAAATAAGTATTATTAGGTATTTGTAGAACTACATAcaaatgtataaaaatatgtGAATAGACTTAtggtataatattaatattaaaccaCAATAACGAAACCATTCGATGAGTTAGTTTattctataaataaataaatgtttttTATGTTGTGAAGATGCTTATTGTCATAGCAATGACAGTAATGTTATGTAAAAGTACAATGAACAAACTGTAtattcaaaaaaaatatatactttATTATGTTGCCATTACATATATACACTTTTTTTATCACAGAAATTATTTTTGAATTATAATAAcgtaaaatattcttttaaattAATGGTATCTAATTTTCAAGTTGAAGTTTCTCTTATTATTCTTTTAAGACTACAAACTTTCTATACAAGAGCTTAAATTAGGAAAATTTTTATAC carries:
- the LOC143179390 gene encoding uncharacterized protein LOC143179390; its protein translation is MVRGSLPDIAVTMASGREIYGAFSLIVDDVDSHSISSENSDLDGLSNESSSQNSSSQTPLDSPGGPRERIKQIQVEAETRRGEFARLLEEHAQVVRKLKIMEAEEQLSASGNVVSATHA